CATGGAATGGGTCGTCTTCATGTTTGACGAGGAGGAACTCCAGCCGACCCACCTGGCTCTGTTGCAGGCGTCGCGTCCGCAGTCGTTGGTCGCGCAATCGCCCGAAACCCCCAGCCTCGATCCCTACCGGTTCAGCCTGCCTGCCAAGGGTTTTGAATTGGAGGACTTTGTTGATCGCATCGTCAGTGAGGCCTTGCAAATGCACCGGGGGAATAAGACAGAGACTGCCCGCTATCTGGGCATTTCCCGCCGATCCCTCTACTGTCGGCTGGAAAGGATACAGAACCGCTTCAAAGGCGTGGCCAATGTTGAGGGATGGAAATAGGCGTGTCTCGGTAAATAAAACCGTGAACTCCGTAAATAAACCCTGAAAAATCTAAAGAAACGCCGCTGGTCGATAGAGAGGACGCAGCGGCGTTTTGCTTAGCTCCCTGCGAGAGCGCGCGAAAACGTACAGATGCACCGATCGGTGCACCGATCCGTACACGCCGCACTGTCCAGGGCGACGCGAAGCCGATGCCCGTTGCATTCACTCAGCGAAAATTTGTTAAGAATTGATGGAATTACAAGGGCCTCTCAAAAAAATATGGCGCCCACTCCTCGTTGGCACGGATTTTGCATTAATAAATAATAGGACCCAAGTCTTATGGGGCCATTGAAAATGCAGAAGGAGGACATCAGCGTGGAGAAAAAATTAGCCAGACCGGCTGCAGGATCGGTGAGCGGCCCTAGCTCAACCCAGTTGAATCACAAACTGGGACGCCAAGATCAAGGGGGTGCGGCGGAAGAGATCGCCCAGAAGCGGGACCTGGCCAAACGGAAGGCCATGGAGAAGGTCCGCGCCCGCACCCTGGCCAAGCAACAGCAGTTGGCTGAACGCATCGCCACCGCCACGGAGCAACTGGCTTCCGGCATCGAACAGGCCAGCAACGCCGCCGTTGAACTGGGCTCGACGATGGCGCAGATCGCCACTGGCGCCGATGAAGCCGCATCCGCCGCCGAGCAGCAGCGAGCAGCGATCAACCAGATCGACAAGGCGTCGGTCATCGCCAGCAGCCGCGCCAAAGAATCCTTGGAGAAGGTCAATATCGCCCAACCCCTGGTCCTGTCCACCGCTGCCGACATAGAACAACTGATCGACGGCATCAAAGAATCAGCCGATACGAACATAGAATCGACGAAATTGGTCAACGATCTGGAGAAGCAATCGGCTGAGATCGGAAACATCGTCGATGCAGTTGTCCGCATCGCCGACCAGACCAACCTGCTGGCCTTAAACGCCGCCATCGAGGCTGCTCGCGCCGGCGAACACGGCCGCGGATTCGCCGTCGTCGCCGACGAGGTGCGCAACCTGGCCGAGATCTCGGAAAAATCGGCCCGCGACATCCGCAACCTCGTCTCCAACATCCAGGAGAACGTGAAGATCGTCGTCAAGGATGTGGAAGAGGCCGGCGTCGCCGCCAACGCCGAGGTGGAAAATTCGAAAAAGATCACCGAGGATCTGAACAAGATCAGCAAAGAGATGGTGGCCGTTCAGAGCGCCGTTACGGAAGTCGCCCAGAGCGCTGTCGACGCCACCCAAGGCGCGGCCGAATTCCTCTCCGTGGCCGAACAGGTGGCCGCCGCCGCTGAAGAGCAGAGCAACGCCGCAGAAGAGGTCAACCAGGCTGTGTCGGAGCAGAATAAAGCCTTCTCAGAGATGGGCTCCGCCGCCAACGAACTGGCCCAACTGGCCGAGACGCTGAAGGTGTCCACGGACGCCCAGAAGTCCTCGGAGGAACTGGCCTCTGCCGCCGAAGAGTTGTCAGCCAACGTGGAAGAAGCCAACAGCGCCTCCCGCCAGATCATGACGGCCATGGGCCAGTTGTCCCAAGGCGCCAAGGCCCAAGGGGAAATGACCCAGAAGGGCGCCGCCCTCTCGGAGCGCCTCGTCGCCGCAGCCAACCAGATGCGCAGCCTCTCCTCAGTTTCCGAAGAGAAAGTCACCGAACTGCGCACCCTGCTCGATACCAATAAAAAAGGTGTCGACGGCCTAATCATCGGTATCACCAATGCTTCCGACGCAAGCATTGTTTCAGCCCGCAACATCAAGATCCTTGAAGAGACGACGCGCAAGATCGACAAAATCGTCGACGCGATTGTGAATGTGACCATCCAGACAAACATGCTGGCTGTCAACGGCTCCATCGAAGCCGCCCGGGCAGGCGAGTACGGCCGCGGCTTCTCCGTCGTCGCCGGTGATATCCGCACCCTGGCCAACGAGTCGGCTGAGAATGCCGACAAGATCAAAGACCTGGTCCGCAATATCCAGAGTCAGATTCAGAAGGTTACGGAAGACATCGAACTGTCGGCGAAAAAGGCCGTTCAGGAAGTGGAAAAGGCGAAAAAGTCCACCCACAACCTGAACGAGATTGAGGACGCCATGCTGGTCATCCTTAAGGGTGTCAAAGAGGTGCTTAAAGGCGCCGAAGAATCGCTGATCGCCCTTGAACAGGCCCGCAAAGGCGTCGACCAGATTGCCGCCGCCGCCCAGGAAGCCGAGAAAGCGGCCGCGGAAGCCAACATAGCCGCCCAAGAACAAGCCAAAGGAATGCAGGAACTGGCCGAAGCCATTGAGGAGATCTCCGGATTGGCCGACGAACTGCAGACGATGTAAGCGGAGGGGAAGGAGCAAAAGGAATGACAGCAGCCGAAACTGCAAGGGCCGTCGGCCTGACGGAGCGGCAACTGGTCACCTTCCACCTCGGCAACGAAGAGTTTGGCGCCGACATCATGAATGTGCGGGAGATCATCCGCTTCGCCGAAGTGACGAAGATCCCCCAAGCGCCAGACTATGTGGAAGGTGTCTGCAATCTGAGAGGAAGCATTCTCCCGATCATCGACGGCCGCACCCGCTTCGGGATGGATCGAGGTCAACGCGACGAAAACACGCGGGTCCTCGTTGTCGATGTGAGCGGACAGGTGACGGGGATCGTCGTTGACCGCGTATCAGAGGTCCTCCGTGTCGCCGGCGCCGATATCGATCCGCCGCCGGCGGTGATCCGCAACGAAGCGGTCCGCTACCTTGACGGCGTTGTGAAATTGAACGGAGGCAAGCGCCTGATCATGGCCTTGAACCTGGAACAGGCGCTCACCGTCGAATCAGAGAACAGGGACTTTGACCTGCAAACAGCCGCGGCGGCAGCGGTCCGCGAAGTAGCGGCCCAGCGCGCCGAGTTGGAAGAAGACCAACTGGTCACCTTCCTGCTCGGCCAGGAGGAATACGCCTTCGACATAATGCATGTCAAGGAGATCATCCGGGTCCCCGAGATCACCGCAGTGCCCAATGTGCTTCATTATCTGGAAGGGGTCGTCTCGATCCGCAACCAGTTGCTTCCCATCGTCAACATGCGCCTGTATTTCAACATGCCGAACGTGCCTGTCACCGACCAGTCGAGGATCATCATCGTCGACCTGGGCCAGATGACGGCAGGCTTCCGCGTCGACCGCGTCCTAGAGGTCATCCGGGTCCCCAGGAGCGTCATCGAGCCGCCGCCGCCCATCTTCATCAACGGAGAACTGGAGCAGATCCGCGGCGTCGCAAAGTTGAATGAGGGCAAACGGCTCTTCATGTGCCTGAACGCCGCCAACCTGCTCGACGCCGACCTGGTCAGCGACCTGCTGGAGCGAGGCGAGAGCAACGTGGTCCGGGAAAACCAGAGCAGTTCCGGGGCCATTGAAGAGGAACAACTGGTCGCCTTCCGTCTCGGCAAGGAAGAGTTTGCCATCAAGATCACCGATGTGCAGGAGATCAACCGCATGACCCAGGTGACCCAGATGCCGGGCGCGCCGGGTTATGTGGAAGGGCTCGTCAACCTGCGGGGCAACATCATCCCGGCGCTTAACCTTCGCCGCCGATTTGGCATGACCGAACGGACCCACGATGACGCCACCCGCATCATCATCGTCGACGTGGGCCTGCGCAAAACCGGCATCATTGTCGACGCCGTCACTGAAGTCCTCCGCTTCGAACGGAGTCTGGTCGAAGAGACGCCCCGCCTGCTTTCTGAAACAGTCGACCGTGAGTACATCAGCGGTGTGGCCAAACTGAGCGGCGGCAAGCGCATGGTCATGATTCTCGACTCGGAACGGATACTAAAAATCGAGGGATAGCCGATGAGCATTCGAGTGTTGGTGGTCGATGATTCGGCCATGATGCGTAAGGCGCTCCGTCAGATCCTCGAAACCGATCTGGACATCGAGGTGGTGGCCGCCGCACGCGACGGCGAAGACGCCTTGAAGAAAGCCCAAGAACTCTCGCCTGATGTGATCACCCTGGACATCAACATGCCTGTGATGGACGGGCTCACCTGCCTGTCCCTTCTCCTCGAACAAATCCCCGAGGTGCAGGTGGTGATGGTCAGTTCCCTGACCCAGGAAGGCGCTATCACCACCTTTGAAGCCATGGAACTGGGCGCCTTTGACTATGTGGCCAAACCCTCGGGGACCGTCTCGGCAAACCTGCACATTGTCGGCCGGGAACTGATCGCCAAGGTGAAAGCGGCGGCGAAGCGCAAACGCCGCCGTCCCGGATCCCGTCTGGCCGGGCGCAACGCCAGCCGGAGCGCCGGGCGGCCCCCCCTTGGCGCGAACCGCGCTGAGCGAGGCGACCATTCCATCCTTGTTCCGGACCGCGCCTTCCGCAAGGTTGTCGTCATCGGCGTATCGACGGGCGGGCCGAGCACACTGATGGAAATCCTGCCCTACCTGCCCGCTGATCTCGACGCATCGGTCATCGTCGTCCAGCACATGCCGCCCACCTTTACAAACAGCTTCGCCAAGCGCCTTGACGACTACTGCCATCTGCGCTTTTCTGAAGCGAAGGCGGGCGACAAGTTGGCCAGGGGTGAGGGTTTTGTCGCCCCTGGCGGTCACCACCTGGTGTTGAAGAAAAACGCCCTCCGTGACGATGTGCTCATCCGCCTCACTTCGCAGCCGGCCAACACCCTCTTTATCCCCTCTGTTGACGTGACCATGCATTCGGTCGTGGAATTGTTTGGAAAACGGACCGTCGGCGTGCTGCTCACCGGGATGGGCTCGGACGGGGCCGACGGCATGGTGGCCATCCGCCAGGCCGGAGGGGTGACCATCGCCGAGGATGCCTCGACGGCTGTCGTCTTTGGCATGCCTCGGGAGGCGATCGAGCGGGGCGGCGCCGAAATCGTGGCGCCTTCCCATCAGATCGCCCGGGAGATCGTCAAAGCCGTGAACCGCTGGTAGCGGCCGCTTACCATGAAGGGAGAAAAGGAACAACGATGAATGAAAAGCATCCGACGGAAAAGGATAATCAAAATGCCTATGCCGACTGGCTTTCCGCCGTCAGAAGGAGCGCATGGGGCGCAAGCGGCGCTTTTAACCTTCAGGAGACGGAACGGCTGGGACAACATTTGATCGACGGGATCTCCATCACCGCGACGACGGGAGAATTGCCGGAGTTTTTACGGAAGACGCTGCGGGAGATCACGGAAATGGCGGTGGCGCACGGCTTGAATCCCTACGACACGGCGCTTTTTGTCTTCTCCTTGCGTCCCTTCCTGGATGATTTGCTGCCCCATATCGACGGGAAAAAGAGGACGACCGTGCTGGATCAGGCGGGGCTCTATATCTTTGATGTGTACCTGAAATCTCGGGAAGAGTTGATCATCAACCAGCGCCAGGACCTGCTCGAACTCTCGACGCCTGTCATCCGCGTCTGGGAGGGCATCCTCGCCGTGCCGTTGATCGGAACGATGGACAGCAAGCGCGCCCAGCAGGTGATGGAGAAGCTGCTGAACATGATCGTCGAGACGAATTCCCGGGTGACCATTCTCGACATCACCGGTGTCCCCACTGTCGATACGCTGGTTGCCAACCATATCCTCAAGACGGCCGCTGCCGTGCGACTCCTTGGCGCGACCCTGATCATCACCGGGATCAGCCCCGTCATCGCCCAGACGATGGTCCATATGGGCGTCGATCTCGGCGCCGTCACCACGCGGGCCGTCATGGCCGACGGGATTGCCCTGGCCCTGGAGTTGTTACAGAAGCGGATCGGTTCCGAAGCGACGGCCGGTTAAGGCCATGGAAAAGGCGACCATCGTCAAATTGCAGGATCTCCTGTTGGTCACTCTCCAGAGCGACATGAACGACCAGTCGGCCATGGGGATGCAGCACAATGTGCTCGAAACGGTCTCGCGTTCAGGTGTGCGCGGCGTCATCATCGAGGTCTCCCAACTGGATCTGATCGATTCCTATATGGCCCGCCTCCTCTCCGATACAGCCCGGATGATCCGCCTCATGGGCGCCGTCACCGTGCTGGTCGGATTGCGACCGACGGTGGCGATCACCATGGTGGAGATGGGTCTGATCATCGAAGAGACACAAACCGCCCTAAATCTGGAAGACGCTATGGCGAAATTTAAAGGGGGCGGGATAACCCGAAGGGGGAACGGCCAATGATGGGCCGGGTGGAGATTGCCACCGAACCGGATATCGTCCTTTGCCGGCAGGTTGCCCGCCAGGCAGCGATTCGACTTGGTTTTTCCCTGATCGACCAGACCCGCATCACCACCGCTGTCAGTGAATTGGCCCGCAACACCTTCCTTTATGCCGGACGGGGTACGATGGAGTGCCGGGAGGTGTCAGGCGAGGGAAAAGGCAGAGAAAAAGGCCTGGAATTCGTCTTTCGCGATCAGGGGCCCGGCATCGCTGACGTGGAACTGGCCATGACTGTGGGCTATAC
Above is a genomic segment from Heliomicrobium undosum containing:
- a CDS encoding STAS domain-containing protein → MEKATIVKLQDLLLVTLQSDMNDQSAMGMQHNVLETVSRSGVRGVIIEVSQLDLIDSYMARLLSDTARMIRLMGAVTVLVGLRPTVAITMVEMGLIIEETQTALNLEDAMAKFKGGGITRRGNGQ
- a CDS encoding STAS domain-containing protein; its protein translation is MNEKHPTEKDNQNAYADWLSAVRRSAWGASGAFNLQETERLGQHLIDGISITATTGELPEFLRKTLREITEMAVAHGLNPYDTALFVFSLRPFLDDLLPHIDGKKRTTVLDQAGLYIFDVYLKSREELIINQRQDLLELSTPVIRVWEGILAVPLIGTMDSKRAQQVMEKLLNMIVETNSRVTILDITGVPTVDTLVANHILKTAAAVRLLGATLIITGISPVIAQTMVHMGVDLGAVTTRAVMADGIALALELLQKRIGSEATAG
- a CDS encoding protein-glutamate methylesterase/protein-glutamine glutaminase is translated as MSIRVLVVDDSAMMRKALRQILETDLDIEVVAAARDGEDALKKAQELSPDVITLDINMPVMDGLTCLSLLLEQIPEVQVVMVSSLTQEGAITTFEAMELGAFDYVAKPSGTVSANLHIVGRELIAKVKAAAKRKRRRPGSRLAGRNASRSAGRPPLGANRAERGDHSILVPDRAFRKVVVIGVSTGGPSTLMEILPYLPADLDASVIVVQHMPPTFTNSFAKRLDDYCHLRFSEAKAGDKLARGEGFVAPGGHHLVLKKNALRDDVLIRLTSQPANTLFIPSVDVTMHSVVELFGKRTVGVLLTGMGSDGADGMVAIRQAGGVTIAEDASTAVVFGMPREAIERGGAEIVAPSHQIAREIVKAVNRW
- a CDS encoding chemotaxis protein CheW — its product is MTAAETARAVGLTERQLVTFHLGNEEFGADIMNVREIIRFAEVTKIPQAPDYVEGVCNLRGSILPIIDGRTRFGMDRGQRDENTRVLVVDVSGQVTGIVVDRVSEVLRVAGADIDPPPAVIRNEAVRYLDGVVKLNGGKRLIMALNLEQALTVESENRDFDLQTAAAAAVREVAAQRAELEEDQLVTFLLGQEEYAFDIMHVKEIIRVPEITAVPNVLHYLEGVVSIRNQLLPIVNMRLYFNMPNVPVTDQSRIIIVDLGQMTAGFRVDRVLEVIRVPRSVIEPPPPIFINGELEQIRGVAKLNEGKRLFMCLNAANLLDADLVSDLLERGESNVVRENQSSSGAIEEEQLVAFRLGKEEFAIKITDVQEINRMTQVTQMPGAPGYVEGLVNLRGNIIPALNLRRRFGMTERTHDDATRIIIVDVGLRKTGIIVDAVTEVLRFERSLVEETPRLLSETVDREYISGVAKLSGGKRMVMILDSERILKIEG
- a CDS encoding anti-sigma regulatory factor; this translates as MMGRVEIATEPDIVLCRQVARQAAIRLGFSLIDQTRITTAVSELARNTFLYAGRGTMECREVSGEGKGREKGLEFVFRDQGPGIADVELAMTVGYTSGGGLGLGLSGARRLMDEFTIDSRIGQGTVVQIIKWLA
- a CDS encoding methyl-accepting chemotaxis protein, which gives rise to MEKKLARPAAGSVSGPSSTQLNHKLGRQDQGGAAEEIAQKRDLAKRKAMEKVRARTLAKQQQLAERIATATEQLASGIEQASNAAVELGSTMAQIATGADEAASAAEQQRAAINQIDKASVIASSRAKESLEKVNIAQPLVLSTAADIEQLIDGIKESADTNIESTKLVNDLEKQSAEIGNIVDAVVRIADQTNLLALNAAIEAARAGEHGRGFAVVADEVRNLAEISEKSARDIRNLVSNIQENVKIVVKDVEEAGVAANAEVENSKKITEDLNKISKEMVAVQSAVTEVAQSAVDATQGAAEFLSVAEQVAAAAEEQSNAAEEVNQAVSEQNKAFSEMGSAANELAQLAETLKVSTDAQKSSEELASAAEELSANVEEANSASRQIMTAMGQLSQGAKAQGEMTQKGAALSERLVAAANQMRSLSSVSEEKVTELRTLLDTNKKGVDGLIIGITNASDASIVSARNIKILEETTRKIDKIVDAIVNVTIQTNMLAVNGSIEAARAGEYGRGFSVVAGDIRTLANESAENADKIKDLVRNIQSQIQKVTEDIELSAKKAVQEVEKAKKSTHNLNEIEDAMLVILKGVKEVLKGAEESLIALEQARKGVDQIAAAAQEAEKAAAEANIAAQEQAKGMQELAEAIEEISGLADELQTM